In Planctomycetota bacterium, the genomic window GGTGATGGACCTGATCCTCAGCGCCCTTCCGGTCACGCTGCTGCTGAACCTGATCGCCTTTCCGATCATCTACATGATCGCGATCCCCACCGGCATGCTGGCGGCGACGCGGCGCGGCACCTGGTTCGACACTTCCTCGGGGCTGCTGGTGCTGGCGCTGTGGAGCGTGCCCACGGTGCTCGCCGGAGTGGTCGCGATCGGCTTCCTCGCCAACAACCAATACCTGGGCTGGTTTCCCGTGAGCGGCCTGCACGATTCGCGGGCCGGGGTCTGGCCCTTCCTCCCCACCGAAACGGAGGGCGCCTTCAACCGCGGCTGGCTGCTCGACACGCTCTGGCATGTCGCGCTGCCGGTGGCCTGCCTCACCTACGGCGGGTTCGCCGTGCTCACCAAGCAATGCCGCGCCGCGATGCTGGACAATCTCTCCGCGGACTACGTGCGCACCGCCAAGGCCAAGGGAGTGCCGCGGCGCGATGTGGTGCTGCGGCATGTCTTTCGCAACAGCCTGCTGCCGCTGATCACGATGTTCGTGAACATCTTTCCCGCCATGCTCGCGGGCAGCATCGTCATCGAGCGGATCTTTTCCGTGCCGGGGATGGGCACGCTCATCCTTGAGGCGATCGACCTTCGCGACCGCGAGCTGATCCTCGCCGATACCTTCATGATCGCCTGCGTGAATCTGCTCGCACTTTTGCTTGCCGACGTGCTCTACGCGCTGGCCGATCCGCGGGTGAGCTATGACTGAGTCGAACATGGCACAGCGGGTCCCCGAGGCGATCAGCGGCATCGACGCGATGCGCGGCGCGGGACAGGTCCGCGCCAAGGGATTCTGGTCCGAAGCCTGGGGCCGTGTCTTCAAGCGGCCCGCCGCGATTCTGTCGATCGGATGGATCGGGCTGGTCGCGGTGACGGCGGTGCTGGCGCCGCTGCTGGCCAACGCGCATCCGATCCTGCTGGAACGGATCGGGGACAAGGGCGAAGTGCTCTCGCGCTCCTGGCCGCTGCTGGAGAATCTCACGCCGACTGATTTGCTCCTGCTGCTGGGATCGATCGTCGCGATTCCCTGGCTGCTGCCCACATGGGGGCTGCCGCGCTCGCAGCGGCTGACGATTCTGGTGGCGGTGAGCATTCAGGCGGGACTCAGCATCGTGATCCTGGGGCTGCTGCGCGAGTGGCTGGGATCCGCTGAGCGCTCGGAATCGCTGCGGCAGTGGAGCCGGGAGATGGCTTCGCCCTACATCGCCAGCGCCGTCGTCGCGGCGATCGCGGCGGCCGTGGTGATCGCCATGCCGCTGACGCAGCGGCGCGGCCCGCGCGTTCTCTTCGCGGTGGCCGCCGCGCTGCTGGTGACGCTGGCGGTCGGCTCGCGCTGGCAGTCCCGGCTCACCAACTTCGAGCGCTACGCCGAGGAGGAGGCGACCGGAAAAATCCGCGCCGTGTACACCGTCATTCCGTGGAGCCCCGAGTACGTCCGCAGCGACATGGCCCTGGCCCGGCCCGCCTCGAAAGTCTTCGAGCGGCTGCCGTCCATGCAGGGGACTCCGCTGGGGGCGCGGCCGCTCTATCTCGGCTCCGACAGCATGGGTGGTGACGTGCTGAGCCAGATGCTCTGGGCGTGCCGCCTCTCGATCTCAATCGGCATTGTCTCCACGGGCATCTCGCTGCTGATCGGCGTCACGCTGGGCGCGCTGGCCGGCTACTTCGGCGGCCGGATCGACCTGCTGCTGCAGCGCCTGATTGAGATCTTCATGGCGATTCCGGTGCTCTTCCTGCTGATCGTGGCCGCGGGCGTGCTGCCGCGCAACACCTACGTGATGATGGCGATCATCGGCTGCTTCAGCTGGACCGGCGCGGCGCGCTTCACGCGTGCGGAGTTCCTCAAACTGCGCCGTCAGGACTTCGTGCAGAGCGCCCAGGCCGTGGGGTTGCCGCTGCGGATGATCCTTTTCCGCCACATGCTGCCCAACGGCGTGACCCCGGTGCTGGTGGACGCGAGCTTCTCGATCGCCGCCGCCATCAGCGTGGAGGCGACGCTGAGCTTCCTGGGGCTGGGGCCCGACGGACAGGCGAGCTGGGGCAAGCTGCTCTCCAGCGCCACCGCGAGCACCGGCACCTTCGTCTGGTGGCTGGCGGTCTTCCCCGGTCTTGCTATTTTCCTCAGCGTGCTGAGCTACAACCTGCTGGGCGAGTCGCTGCGCGACGCGATCGATCCCAAACTCCGGAAGGCGGCCCACTAATGGCGGAAATCCACGCATCGGTCCAGGCCCGCGCCGCGGGGCAGGCGAAGACGGCGCCGGTGCTCGAAGTGGCGGACCTTGCGGTGAGCTTTGACAACGCAAGTCAACCCGGCGGCCCGCGCATCCAGGCGGTGGCCGGCGTCAGCATGAGCCTCTTCCCGCAGCAGACGCTGGCGGTGGTCGGCGAGTCCGGCTGCGGCAAGAGCGTGACGGCGCTGAGCACGATGCAGCTGGTGCCCTCCCCCCCGGGGCGCGTCGACGGCGGCACCATTCTGCTGGAGGGCAAGGATCTGCTCTCGCTCTCCGAGGCCCAGATGCTGAGCGTGCGCGGCGGCCGCGTGGCCATGATCTTCCAGGAGCCGATGACCAGCCTCAACCCGGTCTACACCATCGGCGACCAGATTCTCGAGGCGATCCTGCTGCACCAGAAGGTCACCCTCGAGCAGGCGATCGAGCGCGCCATCGAATCGCTCGAGACGGTCGGCATCTACAACCGCCTCAAGGAGAAGTTCAAGGAGGACGCGCGGGCCCTGAAGCGCGGCAAGAGCGAGCTGCTGGGGGAGTATCCGCACCGCTTCTCCGGCGGCATGCGCCAGCGCGTCATGATCGCGATGGCCCTGGTCTGCCAGCCCACGGTGCTGCTGGCCGACGAGCCGACCACGGCGCTGGACGTCACCATCCAGGCGCAGATCCTGGAGCTGCTGCGCGACCTGCAGCGCTCGCGCGGCATGGGCATCATGCTGATCACGCACAACCTGGGGGTGGTGGCGGAGAATGCCGACGTGGTCTGCGTCATGTACGGCGGGAGGGTGGTCGAGTA contains:
- a CDS encoding ABC transporter permease, which translates into the protein MAQRVPEAISGIDAMRGAGQVRAKGFWSEAWGRVFKRPAAILSIGWIGLVAVTAVLAPLLANAHPILLERIGDKGEVLSRSWPLLENLTPTDLLLLLGSIVAIPWLLPTWGLPRSQRLTILVAVSIQAGLSIVILGLLREWLGSAERSESLRQWSREMASPYIASAVVAAIAAAVVIAMPLTQRRGPRVLFAVAAALLVTLAVGSRWQSRLTNFERYAEEEATGKIRAVYTVIPWSPEYVRSDMALARPASKVFERLPSMQGTPLGARPLYLGSDSMGGDVLSQMLWACRLSISIGIVSTGISLLIGVTLGALAGYFGGRIDLLLQRLIEIFMAIPVLFLLIVAAGVLPRNTYVMMAIIGCFSWTGAARFTRAEFLKLRRQDFVQSAQAVGLPLRMILFRHMLPNGVTPVLVDASFSIAAAISVEATLSFLGLGPDGQASWGKLLSSATASTGTFVWWLAVFPGLAIFLSVLSYNLLGESLRDAIDPKLRKAAH
- a CDS encoding ABC transporter ATP-binding protein, whose protein sequence is MAEIHASVQARAAGQAKTAPVLEVADLAVSFDNASQPGGPRIQAVAGVSMSLFPQQTLAVVGESGCGKSVTALSTMQLVPSPPGRVDGGTILLEGKDLLSLSEAQMLSVRGGRVAMIFQEPMTSLNPVYTIGDQILEAILLHQKVTLEQAIERAIESLETVGIYNRLKEKFKEDARALKRGKSELLGEYPHRFSGGMRQRVMIAMALVCQPTVLLADEPTTALDVTIQAQILELLRDLQRSRGMGIMLITHNLGVVAENADVVCVMYGGRVVEYAQVFELFDRPMHPYTRGLFSSIPGLQHRLRRLTTVDEVTGNPAEFRKLPGAERGVIPWWPDLPKEARPPLESERQPHCLHEIEPGRWIGCWRTPELAARPSRRPELDYRRDG